Proteins encoded together in one Sceloporus undulatus isolate JIND9_A2432 ecotype Alabama chromosome 4, SceUnd_v1.1, whole genome shotgun sequence window:
- the DYNLRB1 gene encoding dynein light chain roadblock-type 1: MAEVEETLKRIQSQKGVQGIIIVNSEGIPIKSTMDNSTTMQYAGSMHNLIMRARGTVRDIDPQNDLTFLRIRSKKNEIMVAPDKDYFLIVVQNPTE, encoded by the exons GCTGAGGTGGAAGAAACCTTGAAGAGAATTCAGAGTCAAAAAGGAGTCCAAGGGATCATTATTGTCAATTCAGAAG GTATTCCCATCAAAAGCACCATGGATAATTCCACCACCATGCAATATGCAGGCTCAATGCATAACTTAATAATGAGGGCAAGGGGCACTGTGCGAGATATTGATCCGCAAAATGACCTCACGTTCTTGCGGATTCGCTCCAAAAAGAATGAAATCATGGTTGCGCCAG ATAAGGACTACTTCCTGATTGTCGTTCAGAATCCAACCGAATGA